Proteins encoded within one genomic window of Cytophagales bacterium:
- a CDS encoding WG repeat-containing protein, whose product MNSRSLSYLTIFLVLFSCRNYIEQEQTNYEYHNIKISDTVELEPLIAVTNEEYLQYGSNVAFVNIQGDTIIPFGNFAYFGTDTLNFFANVLLHPNDSTYGRWVGIDRNENILFDLVSFDNGPDYFNEGLTRVLRNGKMGYANEKGEVVIPCQYAFAKWFQNGVAEVTFEAKQYRDVDEHLRVESDSWFEIDKQGNRTTP is encoded by the coding sequence ATGAACTCAAGAAGTCTCTCATATCTCACAATTTTCCTTGTACTTTTCTCTTGTCGGAACTACATCGAACAAGAACAAACGAACTATGAATATCACAATATTAAGATCTCAGATACTGTGGAACTTGAACCATTGATTGCCGTAACGAATGAAGAATATCTGCAATACGGCTCTAATGTGGCTTTTGTGAACATCCAAGGTGACACCATCATACCTTTTGGGAACTTCGCATATTTTGGAACTGACACTCTGAACTTCTTTGCCAACGTACTTCTGCACCCGAATGACAGTACTTACGGACGGTGGGTAGGAATTGACCGAAATGAGAATATCCTATTTGATTTAGTGAGCTTTGATAATGGCCCAGACTATTTCAACGAAGGACTAACAAGAGTACTGCGAAATGGAAAAATGGGATATGCGAACGAAAAGGGTGAAGTGGTTATTCCTTGTCAATATGCATTTGCCAAATGGTTTCAGAACGGAGTAGCTGAAGTAACTTTCGAGGCTAAGCAGTATCGAGATGTAGATGAACACCTTCGAGTTGAGAGCGATTCTTGGTTCGAAATTGACAAGCAGGGAAATCGGACGACACCCTAA
- a CDS encoding autorepressor SdpR family transcription factor, translating to MNKLFKALNDETRRQIIELLKDREMNAGEIADKFNISKPSISHHLDILKQADLIHSEKKGQFIEYTLNTTILEDLLTWILTIKK from the coding sequence ATGAATAAGCTATTCAAAGCGCTCAATGATGAAACACGACGACAGATAATTGAACTGTTGAAAGATCGGGAAATGAACGCTGGAGAAATAGCCGATAAATTCAATATTTCAAAACCCAGTATTTCGCATCATCTTGACATTCTTAAGCAGGCAGATCTCATCCACTCTGAAAAAAAAGGGCAATTCATTGAATACACATTAAACACAACCATTTTGGAAGACTTGTTGACATGGATATTAACCATCAAAAAATAG
- a CDS encoding SdpI family protein yields MMSSIKKELHLIFIVLIPLIYLGIIYNSLPISVPLHWNMEGEIDKVGDKSTLVYMSLAPLVIYLIFTIIPKVDPKNRLMSMGKKYEKLKNILTAFVSLMIVFVLYQVKNPTIANPKLIVMALGIMYAILGNYLKTIKANYFIGIRTPWTLEDEMVWKGTHILGGKLWFAGGIVIVLSSWLISHEYLLHFFLSITFIISLIPIIYSYILFNNLKKDREL; encoded by the coding sequence ATGATGAGCTCTATAAAAAAGGAATTACACTTAATATTTATTGTTTTGATCCCCTTGATCTATTTAGGTATCATATACAATTCTCTGCCTATCAGCGTACCTCTTCATTGGAATATGGAGGGTGAAATTGATAAGGTGGGTGATAAATCCACACTCGTCTACATGAGTCTTGCACCACTTGTGATCTATTTGATATTTACAATCATCCCTAAGGTGGATCCTAAAAATAGACTTATGTCCATGGGCAAAAAGTACGAAAAGTTGAAAAATATACTCACTGCATTTGTGTCGCTAATGATCGTTTTTGTTCTTTATCAGGTAAAAAATCCAACTATTGCCAATCCTAAGCTGATCGTAATGGCTTTGGGAATCATGTACGCAATTCTTGGAAACTATTTAAAAACAATAAAGGCCAACTATTTTATTGGTATCAGAACTCCCTGGACACTAGAAGATGAGATGGTGTGGAAAGGCACTCATATATTAGGTGGAAAACTGTGGTTTGCGGGAGGTATCGTGATTGTGTTATCAAGTTGGCTAATTAGTCATGAGTATTTACTTCACTTCTTTCTGTCCATTACATTCATCATATCCCTAATTCCTATTATCTACTCGTACATCCTATTTAATAACCTTAAAAAAGATAGAGAATTATGA
- a CDS encoding DUF5916 domain-containing protein, which yields MKKLALILILKGLFFASYSQEAEIFRPDSPKLELRAVETTSVIKIDGILDETVWSEAPKSPSFTQVDPNQKAKPSQDTDVKVLFDSKFLYFGIFCMDSLGKSAIRATDFKRDFDHRTHDLININFDAFNSERNAMTFAVNPYGVQRDYLSFDALYYDIDWDAIWQARTSITYNGWIAEIAIPWKTIRYPHLDNENQQWGIQIYRNRRIINEISAFSPFPQTYPSARMDYAGLLKGIQPPPPAKTNIRIQPYALTSIEKHSTSDSQEEVDPDIKIGGEVKWAVSSNDVLDLTFNTDFAQADVDRQINNTSRFSVFFPERRQFFLENASLFGINVNRRTGDEGAIHIQPFFSRRIGLDEESKPIPIVAGARFVHGSATTNYGGIAIRQEGDSLTSATNFIVGRYSKNFGKQNRVGGLMTIKNQPEKSNITFTTDGFFRLNEVHSLNTLVSYSQDSNSAGKGLSAIGQYYYNTNKWIGWWTQSIITKNYNPEMGFISRQDVIGTTPGVIRTFRGEKLPFKKWIRAFEPSVAIQFFHQASTGDLIERKYVLNPFYLNLQNGGYIGYGLNTNYQNLKESFVPLEVEIIPGEYDYLRHFFLASTDPSKKISVSGFVDWGNYFDGDLSSLDLTFKFVPIPHISLSTRYNRIGFSKVGVDQISKKVDLYAIEGRFAVNPRIRLTGIYQKNSENDLENINVRFTWEYQPMSYVYLVYNERTFIDDPQEQQSEQQGILKLSYVKQF from the coding sequence CGACATCAGTAATAAAAATAGATGGTATTTTAGATGAAACTGTCTGGTCTGAAGCACCAAAATCTCCATCGTTCACGCAAGTAGACCCCAATCAAAAAGCAAAGCCCAGCCAAGATACTGATGTCAAAGTGCTTTTTGACAGCAAGTTTCTGTATTTCGGAATTTTTTGTATGGATTCTTTAGGCAAATCAGCTATAAGAGCGACTGATTTTAAGCGCGATTTTGATCATAGGACCCATGACTTAATCAATATCAACTTTGATGCTTTCAACTCTGAGCGAAATGCCATGACATTTGCTGTGAATCCATATGGCGTACAAAGGGATTATCTTTCTTTTGACGCGTTGTACTATGATATCGATTGGGATGCTATTTGGCAAGCAAGAACTTCAATTACATATAATGGTTGGATAGCGGAAATAGCTATCCCATGGAAGACTATTCGTTATCCGCATCTTGACAATGAAAATCAACAATGGGGAATTCAGATATACCGAAACCGCCGAATTATTAACGAAATATCAGCCTTCTCTCCTTTTCCACAAACATATCCTTCGGCAAGAATGGATTATGCCGGGTTATTAAAAGGTATTCAGCCACCCCCTCCTGCAAAAACAAATATTAGAATTCAACCTTACGCTCTAACATCAATAGAAAAACATAGCACATCGGATTCGCAAGAAGAAGTAGATCCTGATATTAAGATTGGCGGAGAAGTTAAATGGGCAGTTTCATCAAATGACGTATTGGACTTAACCTTTAATACTGATTTTGCCCAGGCAGATGTTGATAGGCAAATCAACAATACAAGTCGATTCTCTGTTTTCTTTCCGGAGAGAAGACAGTTTTTCCTGGAAAATGCATCATTGTTTGGAATTAATGTAAACAGACGCACAGGTGATGAAGGTGCTATTCATATTCAACCATTTTTTAGTCGAAGAATAGGGTTAGACGAAGAAAGCAAGCCAATTCCAATTGTAGCTGGTGCGAGATTTGTTCATGGCTCTGCAACAACAAATTATGGTGGTATTGCAATTAGGCAGGAAGGAGATTCTCTCACTTCAGCTACTAATTTCATCGTTGGTAGATATTCTAAAAACTTCGGAAAGCAAAATAGAGTTGGTGGATTAATGACCATTAAAAATCAACCAGAAAAATCAAATATTACGTTCACCACAGATGGATTTTTCAGACTTAATGAGGTACATTCCCTGAATACATTAGTGAGTTATTCACAAGATTCCAACTCTGCTGGAAAGGGGCTATCCGCCATTGGGCAATACTATTATAACACGAACAAATGGATTGGTTGGTGGACACAATCAATAATTACAAAAAACTATAATCCGGAAATGGGTTTTATTTCCAGGCAAGATGTGATCGGGACGACTCCCGGCGTGATACGAACCTTTAGAGGTGAGAAATTACCCTTTAAAAAATGGATTCGGGCATTTGAACCAAGTGTTGCCATACAATTCTTTCATCAAGCGTCAACTGGTGATTTAATAGAACGAAAATATGTATTAAACCCGTTTTATTTGAACTTACAAAATGGGGGGTATATCGGGTATGGATTAAATACTAACTATCAAAATCTAAAAGAATCATTTGTCCCATTAGAGGTCGAAATAATACCTGGCGAATATGATTATCTGAGGCACTTCTTCTTAGCTAGCACAGATCCTTCAAAAAAAATAAGTGTATCTGGATTTGTAGATTGGGGCAACTATTTTGATGGTGATTTATCATCATTAGATCTCACCTTCAAGTTTGTTCCCATACCGCACATTTCTTTATCTACCAGATACAATCGAATCGGTTTCTCGAAGGTTGGAGTTGACCAAATATCTAAAAAGGTTGATTTATATGCTATTGAGGGACGATTTGCGGTAAATCCAAGAATTCGACTAACAGGCATTTATCAGAAAAATTCAGAAAATGATTTAGAAAATATCAATGTACGGTTTACATGGGAATATCAACCCATGTCTTATGTGTATTTGGTATATAACGAACGTACTTTCATAGATGACCCTCAGGAACAACAATCTGAGCAACAAGGGATTTTAAAATTAAGCTACGTAAAGCAGTTTTAA
- a CDS encoding CPBP family intramembrane glutamic endopeptidase, translated as MKSKVILGSILFAFGLMGIASILTMEMSLPSEIEAMLGDQFSSRQVRLLSLINPTIMLLIAVIVGTILYQKVHLKIPLIEKIVGINNDNSVGFDILKYGILGGILSGILLVLVGLVFNPILPTEFLELGESFKPALETRFLYGGITEEILMRFGLMTFIVWIASKLLNGTKPIIYWAGIIIAAIVFALAHFPIVYQLVGNPSFMLLTYILIGNSIGGIIFGWLYWKNGLESAVMAHIFAHVVIVLAELMPY; from the coding sequence ATGAAATCTAAAGTGATCTTAGGTTCTATTTTGTTTGCTTTTGGATTAATGGGCATAGCTTCAATTCTAACTATGGAAATGTCACTACCATCAGAAATTGAAGCCATGCTAGGAGATCAGTTCTCATCCCGACAGGTCAGATTATTGAGTTTGATTAATCCTACAATCATGTTGCTAATTGCGGTTATCGTCGGAACGATACTATATCAAAAAGTCCATTTGAAAATACCCTTAATTGAAAAAATTGTTGGAATCAATAATGACAATTCCGTGGGTTTTGACATCTTAAAGTATGGCATTTTAGGAGGTATTCTATCTGGCATTTTATTGGTTCTTGTTGGTCTTGTTTTCAACCCGATTCTTCCAACGGAATTTTTGGAATTGGGAGAATCTTTTAAACCCGCTTTGGAAACAAGGTTTTTATATGGGGGAATTACGGAAGAAATTCTTATGCGATTTGGATTAATGACTTTTATTGTTTGGATCGCTTCAAAATTGCTTAACGGAACCAAACCAATTATATATTGGGCTGGAATAATAATAGCGGCAATAGTTTTTGCTCTTGCTCATTTTCCAATTGTATATCAATTAGTAGGTAATCCCTCTTTTATGCTACTGACCTATATTTTGATAGGAAATTCAATTGGTGGAATAATATTTGGTTGGTTATATTGGAAAAATGGATTGGAAAGTGCTGTAATGGCACATATTTTCGCTCATGTGGTTATAGTACTGGCAGAACTAATGCCGTATTAG